From Temnothorax longispinosus isolate EJ_2023e chromosome 3, Tlon_JGU_v1, whole genome shotgun sequence, one genomic window encodes:
- the Fand gene encoding pre-mRNA-splicing factor syf1 homolog isoform X1, protein MLQREDDEGNLYAFSEEDLPYEEEILRNPYSVKHWQRYIDHLKNTNSKNLNVVYERALKELPGSYKLWYNYLRQRVSQLKGRCITDPLYEDVNNAFERALVFMHKMPRIWMDYCTLMTEECYITRTRQVFDRSLRALPITQHHRIWPLYIHFLKKHNVYETAVRVFRRYLKLAPEDTEEYIEYLISIERLDEAAVKLAQIVNQDDFVSKHGKSNHQLWNELCDLISKNPSKIKSLNVDAIIRGGLRRYTDQLGPLWNSLADYYVRSGLFERARDIYEEAIQTVTTVRDFTQVFDAYAQFEELSLKKLIEEAARNPTEEDDIKLELRLARLEHLMERRLLLLNSVLLRQNPHNVAEWHKRVKLYEGQPHEIINTYTEAVQTVQPQLAVGKLHTLWVAFGKFYEENGQIEDARVVFEKATHVPYTKVDDLASVWCEWAEMEIRHGNCKEALKLMHRATTMPARKVAYHDEAETVQMRLYKSLKVWSMYADLEESFGTFKTCKAVYDKIIDLKIATPQIIINYALFLEENNYFEEAFRAYEKGIALFKWPNVYDIWNTYLTKFLKRYGGTKLERTRDLFEQCLEHCPPKYAKALYLLYAKLEEEHGLARHAMSVYERATNAVLPEERFDMFNIYIKKAADIYGVPKTRQIYEKAIEVLNDENTREMCLRFAEMETKLGEVDRARAIYAHCSQICDPRVTSNFWQIWKEFEVRHGNEDTMREMLRIKRSVQAMYNTQVNMMSAQMLNNASNQVSDVPMDAMRLLDSKITSSTDKAADIKEGIKFVRGVTEKDGKSESHVNNPDEIDIDIDDENDNDAEIEEDVPIEKQTIPSQVFGNLKAVQGEED, encoded by the exons ATGTTGCAACGTGAGGATGATGAAGGAAATTTATATGCCTTT AGCGAGGAGGATTTACCATAcgaagaagaaattttacgaaatcCATATTCAGTGAAACATTGGCAACGTTATATCGATCAtcttaaaaatacaaacagtAAGAATTTAAATGTGGTATATGAACGAGCATTGAAAGAACTTCCGGGCAG TTACAAGCTGTGGTATAATTATCTCCGACAACGTGTGAGTCAATTAAAAGGTCGATGTATAACAGATCCATTGTACGAAGATGTTAATAATGCATTTGAACGTGCTTTAGTATTTATGCATAAAATGCCACGCATATGGATGGATTATTGCACGCTAATGACTGAAGAATGTTACATAACACGAACGCGTCAAGTGTTTGATCGATCTCTTAGAGCACTTCCTATCACACAGCATCATCGTATATGGCcattatatattcattttttaaagaaacacaATGTTTATGAAACTGCTGTTAGAGTCTTTAGGAGATATTTAAAG CTAGCACCGGAAGATACGgaagaatatatagaatatttgatATCGATTGAAAGACTCGATGAAGCTGCTGTAAAACTTGCGCAGATTGTCAACCAGGACGATTTTGTATCGAAGCATGGGAAATCTAATCATCAACTATGGAATGAATTATGcgatttaatatcaaaaaatccTTCCAAGATAAAGTCTTTGAATGTAGATGCTATTATTAGAGGCGGTTTAAGACGTTATACAGATCAGTTGGGACCTCTATGGAATTCATTGGCAGATTATTATGTCCGAAGTGGTCTCTTCGAAAGG GCGAGGGATATCTACGAAGAAGCTATACAGACTGTTACCACCGTTAGAGATTTTACACAAGTTTTCGATGCTTATGCACAATTTGAGGAACTTAGTCTTAAGAAGCTCATAGAAGAAGCAGCGAGAAATCCTACTGAAGAAG ATGACATTAAGTTAGAGTTGAGACTGGCACGATTGGAACATCTCATGGAAAGGAGACTATTGTTGCTCAATTCTGTATTATTACGACAAAATCCACACAATGTAGCGGAATGGCATAAAAGAGTAAAACTTTACGAAGGGCAACCACATGAG ataattaatacatacacGGAAGCGGTGCAGACAGTGCAACCACAATTGGCAGTTGGTAAATTGCACACATTGTGGGTTGCGTTTGGCAAATTTTATGAGGAAAATGGACAAATAGAGGATGCTAGAGTAGTATTTGAAAAGGCAACTCATGTTCCATACACCAAGGTAGACGATCTTGCCTCAGTATGGTGTGAGTGGGCAGAAATGGAAATTAGACACGG GAACTGCAAAGAAGCTTTAAAACTCATGCATCGTGCCACTACAATGCCAGCTAGAAAAGTGGCATACCATGACGAAGCGGAAACAGTACAAATGAGATTATACAAATCTTTAAAAGTATGGTCTATGTATGCAGACTTGGAAGAAAGTTTCGGAACATTTAag ACCTGTAAAGCAGTGTACGACAAAATAATCGACTTGAAAATCGCAACTCctcaaattattatcaattatgcACTGTTtttggaagaaaataattactttgaGGAAGCATTTAGG gcATATGAAAAAGGTATTGCGTTGTTTAAATGGCCTAATGTTTATGACATTTGGAACACATATctcacaaaatttttaaaacgttacgGTGGGACGAAACTAGAACGTACCAGAGATTTGTTTGAGCAATGCTTAGAACATTGTCCACCAAAGTATGCCAAAG CCTTATATTTGTTGTACGCAAAGCTAGAAGAAGAACATGGCTTAGCGAGACATGCCATGTCAGTGTATGAACGTGCGACAAATGCTGTCCTCCCAGAAGAAAGATTTGAC ATgttcaatatatacataaagaaaGCTGCCGACATATATGGTGTGCCGAAAACTCGGCAAATATATGAAAAGGCTATAGAAGTATTGAACGATGAGAACACAAGAGAAATGTGTTTACGATTCGCTGAAATGGAGACCAAATTAGGAGAAGTAGATAGAGCAAGAGCGATATATGCGCATTGTAGCCAAATATGTGACCCGAGA gtTACTTCAAATTTTTGGCaaatttggaaagaatttgaAGTCAGGCATGGAAATGAGGATACAATGCGTGAAATGCTTCGAATCAAGCGTAGCGTACAAGCTATGTATAACACTCAAGTAAACATGATGTCGGCACAAATGTTGAATAACGCATCTAATCAAGTATCGGATGTTCCAATGGATGCTATGCGTTTATTAGACAGTAAAATTACATCAAGTACAg ACAAGGCCGCTGATATTAAAGAAGGCATCAAATTTGTACGTGGCGTAACAGAAAAGGATGGTAAATCAGAATCTCATGTGAATAATCCAGATGAGATTGATATCGACATAGATGATGAAAATGATAACGATGCAGAAATAGAGGAAG ACGTGCCGATCGAGAAACAGACTATACCATCACAGGTATTTGGTAATTTAAAGGCAGTCCAAGGTGAAGAAGATTGA
- the Rtc1 gene encoding probable RNA 3'-terminal phosphate cyclase-like protein, translated as MPAKIKNKILIYEGSNYLRYRLLLSTLSGKAVKIINIRTKNDDPGLKEYEISFIHLLDKMTNGTKIELNETGTSIYYNPGLLNGGELEHDCSLQRGIGYYLEAVMILAPFCKNPIDLKLRGVTNNTIDPSVDRIQTAGIPILKRFLAGDNEIVLTIRKRGVAPLGGGEVQFKCPISRNLKTIQLEDSGMVKRIRGTACSIRVSPAIANRIVESAKSVLLKFLPDVYIYADHCKKSTSGKSPGFGITLTAETTKEVFFSGQAFSPLMTTGSLPCVPEDLGKEAAMKLLDEIFRNGCIDSAFQSMTAAFMALGKKDICKVIIGPLTPAMIQFLRDLRDFFGVTFKIEQIKEGEDETQVRLTCLGIGYTNISKRTM; from the exons atgccagccaaaataaaaaataaaatacttatatatgaGGGCAGCAATTATCTGAGGTATCGCTTACTGCTGTCCACATTATCCGGAAAGgcagtaaaaattataaatattaggaCGAAGAATGACGATCCTGGTCTTAAAG agTATGAAATTAGTTTTATCCATCTATTGGATAAGATGACTAATGGTACAAAAATTGAGTTGAATGAAACTGGTAccagtatatattataatcctGGTTTATTAAATGGTGGTGAACTAGAACATGACTGTAGCTTACAAAGAGGTATCGGTTATTATTTGGAAGCAGTTATGATACTGGCaccattttgtaaaaatcctATTGATTTGAAGCTCAGAGGAGTGACCAATAATACCATAG ATCCGTCAGTGGACAGAATTCAAACCGCTGGTATACCAATACTGAAAAGATTTCTAGCAGGCGACAATGAAATTGTACTAACTATTCGCAAGAGAGGAGTAGCACCTTTAGGAGGTGGAGAAGTACAATTTAAATGTCCTATTAGCCGTAATCTTAAAACGATTCAG ttggAAGATAGTGGAATGGTAAAACGTATTAGAGGTACTGCATGTAGCATAAGGGTTTCTCCAGCAATCGCTAATCGTATTGTTGAATCAGCAAAAAGTGTTCTTCTCAAGTTTTTACCAgacgtatatatttatgcagaCCATTGTAAAAAATCAACTAGTGGAAAATCCCCAG GTTTTGGAATCACCCTGACAGCGGAAACTACTAAAGAAGTATTTTTTAGTGGGCAAGCATTTTCCCCGTTAATGACGACAGGTTCATTGCCATGTGTACCTGAAGATCTTGGCAAAGAAGCTGCAATGAAACTTCTGGATGAAATTTTTAG GAATGGATGTATAGATTCTGCTTTTCAAAGTATGACTGCTGCATTTATGGCTCTtggtaaaaaagatatttgtaaaGTTATAATAGGACCATTAACTCCAGCAAT GATACAATTTCTACGCGATTTACGAGACTTCTTTGGAGTTACCTTTAAGATAGAACAGATCAAGGAAGGAGAAGATGAAACACAAGTACGTTTAACTTGTTTAGGTATAGGTTATACTAATATAAGTAAACGAACTATGTAA
- the Fand gene encoding pre-mRNA-splicing factor syf1 homolog isoform X2: MHKMPRIWMDYCTLMTEECYITRTRQVFDRSLRALPITQHHRIWPLYIHFLKKHNVYETAVRVFRRYLKLAPEDTEEYIEYLISIERLDEAAVKLAQIVNQDDFVSKHGKSNHQLWNELCDLISKNPSKIKSLNVDAIIRGGLRRYTDQLGPLWNSLADYYVRSGLFERARDIYEEAIQTVTTVRDFTQVFDAYAQFEELSLKKLIEEAARNPTEEDDIKLELRLARLEHLMERRLLLLNSVLLRQNPHNVAEWHKRVKLYEGQPHEIINTYTEAVQTVQPQLAVGKLHTLWVAFGKFYEENGQIEDARVVFEKATHVPYTKVDDLASVWCEWAEMEIRHGNCKEALKLMHRATTMPARKVAYHDEAETVQMRLYKSLKVWSMYADLEESFGTFKTCKAVYDKIIDLKIATPQIIINYALFLEENNYFEEAFRAYEKGIALFKWPNVYDIWNTYLTKFLKRYGGTKLERTRDLFEQCLEHCPPKYAKALYLLYAKLEEEHGLARHAMSVYERATNAVLPEERFDMFNIYIKKAADIYGVPKTRQIYEKAIEVLNDENTREMCLRFAEMETKLGEVDRARAIYAHCSQICDPRVTSNFWQIWKEFEVRHGNEDTMREMLRIKRSVQAMYNTQVNMMSAQMLNNASNQVSDVPMDAMRLLDSKITSSTDKAADIKEGIKFVRGVTEKDGKSESHVNNPDEIDIDIDDENDNDAEIEEDVPIEKQTIPSQVFGNLKAVQGEED; encoded by the exons ATGCATAAAATGCCACGCATATGGATGGATTATTGCACGCTAATGACTGAAGAATGTTACATAACACGAACGCGTCAAGTGTTTGATCGATCTCTTAGAGCACTTCCTATCACACAGCATCATCGTATATGGCcattatatattcattttttaaagaaacacaATGTTTATGAAACTGCTGTTAGAGTCTTTAGGAGATATTTAAAG CTAGCACCGGAAGATACGgaagaatatatagaatatttgatATCGATTGAAAGACTCGATGAAGCTGCTGTAAAACTTGCGCAGATTGTCAACCAGGACGATTTTGTATCGAAGCATGGGAAATCTAATCATCAACTATGGAATGAATTATGcgatttaatatcaaaaaatccTTCCAAGATAAAGTCTTTGAATGTAGATGCTATTATTAGAGGCGGTTTAAGACGTTATACAGATCAGTTGGGACCTCTATGGAATTCATTGGCAGATTATTATGTCCGAAGTGGTCTCTTCGAAAGG GCGAGGGATATCTACGAAGAAGCTATACAGACTGTTACCACCGTTAGAGATTTTACACAAGTTTTCGATGCTTATGCACAATTTGAGGAACTTAGTCTTAAGAAGCTCATAGAAGAAGCAGCGAGAAATCCTACTGAAGAAG ATGACATTAAGTTAGAGTTGAGACTGGCACGATTGGAACATCTCATGGAAAGGAGACTATTGTTGCTCAATTCTGTATTATTACGACAAAATCCACACAATGTAGCGGAATGGCATAAAAGAGTAAAACTTTACGAAGGGCAACCACATGAG ataattaatacatacacGGAAGCGGTGCAGACAGTGCAACCACAATTGGCAGTTGGTAAATTGCACACATTGTGGGTTGCGTTTGGCAAATTTTATGAGGAAAATGGACAAATAGAGGATGCTAGAGTAGTATTTGAAAAGGCAACTCATGTTCCATACACCAAGGTAGACGATCTTGCCTCAGTATGGTGTGAGTGGGCAGAAATGGAAATTAGACACGG GAACTGCAAAGAAGCTTTAAAACTCATGCATCGTGCCACTACAATGCCAGCTAGAAAAGTGGCATACCATGACGAAGCGGAAACAGTACAAATGAGATTATACAAATCTTTAAAAGTATGGTCTATGTATGCAGACTTGGAAGAAAGTTTCGGAACATTTAag ACCTGTAAAGCAGTGTACGACAAAATAATCGACTTGAAAATCGCAACTCctcaaattattatcaattatgcACTGTTtttggaagaaaataattactttgaGGAAGCATTTAGG gcATATGAAAAAGGTATTGCGTTGTTTAAATGGCCTAATGTTTATGACATTTGGAACACATATctcacaaaatttttaaaacgttacgGTGGGACGAAACTAGAACGTACCAGAGATTTGTTTGAGCAATGCTTAGAACATTGTCCACCAAAGTATGCCAAAG CCTTATATTTGTTGTACGCAAAGCTAGAAGAAGAACATGGCTTAGCGAGACATGCCATGTCAGTGTATGAACGTGCGACAAATGCTGTCCTCCCAGAAGAAAGATTTGAC ATgttcaatatatacataaagaaaGCTGCCGACATATATGGTGTGCCGAAAACTCGGCAAATATATGAAAAGGCTATAGAAGTATTGAACGATGAGAACACAAGAGAAATGTGTTTACGATTCGCTGAAATGGAGACCAAATTAGGAGAAGTAGATAGAGCAAGAGCGATATATGCGCATTGTAGCCAAATATGTGACCCGAGA gtTACTTCAAATTTTTGGCaaatttggaaagaatttgaAGTCAGGCATGGAAATGAGGATACAATGCGTGAAATGCTTCGAATCAAGCGTAGCGTACAAGCTATGTATAACACTCAAGTAAACATGATGTCGGCACAAATGTTGAATAACGCATCTAATCAAGTATCGGATGTTCCAATGGATGCTATGCGTTTATTAGACAGTAAAATTACATCAAGTACAg ACAAGGCCGCTGATATTAAAGAAGGCATCAAATTTGTACGTGGCGTAACAGAAAAGGATGGTAAATCAGAATCTCATGTGAATAATCCAGATGAGATTGATATCGACATAGATGATGAAAATGATAACGATGCAGAAATAGAGGAAG ACGTGCCGATCGAGAAACAGACTATACCATCACAGGTATTTGGTAATTTAAAGGCAGTCCAAGGTGAAGAAGATTGA